A genome region from Chthonomonas sp. includes the following:
- a CDS encoding F0F1 ATP synthase subunit A has product MDITSQLSTFLAAGGGEEGHKVTVNFIGTMVYFGLVLAVVFGLLSVARKGFRPGVFQGRLANWSEQLYLFIENLCVSIIGSHGRKYVPFIITFWLIIFISNLVALFFPTSPTALLSFNLGMAIISIFYVQWEGIKQNGFIGHFSHFAGPKLGGALVLISVMLFFIELVSETMKMVSLSLRLYGNIHGGHEAVHGMNQITSAFPMGELLIPVKMLTVVVQALIFCLLTCVYISLVTHEPHDEHHGEAHAH; this is encoded by the coding sequence ATGGACATCACCAGCCAACTAAGTACGTTTTTGGCCGCCGGGGGCGGAGAAGAGGGCCATAAGGTTACGGTTAACTTTATCGGCACGATGGTGTACTTTGGGCTCGTGCTCGCGGTGGTCTTTGGACTCCTCTCTGTCGCCCGCAAAGGCTTCCGGCCCGGAGTTTTCCAGGGGCGGTTAGCCAACTGGTCGGAGCAGCTCTACCTCTTTATTGAGAATCTTTGCGTGAGCATCATTGGCTCGCATGGCCGCAAGTACGTTCCGTTCATCATTACCTTTTGGCTCATCATCTTCATCAGCAACTTGGTGGCTCTGTTCTTCCCGACTTCGCCGACCGCGCTGCTAAGTTTCAACCTTGGGATGGCGATCATTTCGATCTTCTACGTTCAGTGGGAAGGCATCAAACAGAATGGATTCATCGGCCACTTCAGCCACTTTGCGGGCCCGAAACTCGGGGGCGCTCTTGTCCTCATCTCCGTGATGCTGTTCTTTATCGAGTTGGTTTCGGAGACCATGAAAATGGTGTCGCTCAGCCTCCGACTCTACGGAAACATCCATGGCGGTCACGAGGCCGTGCATGGAATGAACCAGATCACTTCCGCGTTCCCCATGGGTGAACTGCTGATTCCCGTGAAGATGCTCACGGTTGTTGTCCAGGCGCTTATCTTCTGCCTGCTCACCTGCGTCTACATCAGCTTGGTTACCCACGAGCCGCACGACGAACATCACGGCGAGGCTCACGCCCATTAA
- a CDS encoding ATP synthase F0 subunit C, whose product MYLPIALGLAALGVAIGLGMIGNGAMNGMSRQPEAIGKMQTAMLIAMAFVELVFLLTVFVGAGAFKGS is encoded by the coding sequence ATGTACCTTCCCATTGCACTTGGACTCGCAGCTCTCGGGGTCGCCATCGGCCTCGGCATGATCGGTAACGGCGCTATGAACGGCATGAGCCGCCAGCCCGAAGCCATCGGCAAAATGCAGACCGCCATGCTTATCGCTATGGCGTTCGTCGAACTCGTCTTCCTGCTCACCGTCTTCGTTGGCGCGGGCGCGTTCAAGGGTAGCTAA
- the atpF gene encoding F0F1 ATP synthase subunit B, translating to MATQKSSGIPYIVKLIVGVGMAVGGFKLSHMAHEPGNGLYDITHKMSEMGIPIDLGITIAVIGVFLIVFPAIQSFYVTPLEDAVNERTSRLESTFSEAESLRSEMTQMKADYETRLAKAEGEARAAIQEEIKKAQDLRAQMQAEVAAQRADMLKKAEDEISAQRAGVVSQLRTQTVNLTMSATEKLIGAKLDSEADRKLIEEFIDKAEVPSF from the coding sequence ATGGCAACGCAAAAATCTTCTGGAATTCCATACATCGTCAAGCTCATTGTGGGCGTGGGGATGGCGGTTGGTGGCTTCAAGCTCTCGCACATGGCACACGAGCCAGGCAACGGGCTGTACGACATCACGCATAAGATGTCGGAAATGGGGATCCCCATTGACCTTGGGATTACCATCGCCGTCATTGGCGTTTTCCTTATTGTTTTCCCGGCAATCCAATCGTTCTATGTTACGCCGCTGGAAGATGCTGTCAACGAGCGCACCTCGCGCCTCGAAAGCACGTTTAGCGAAGCCGAAAGCCTGCGGTCGGAAATGACGCAGATGAAGGCCGACTACGAAACCCGCCTGGCGAAAGCCGAAGGTGAAGCTCGGGCCGCCATTCAAGAAGAGATTAAGAAAGCTCAGGACCTTCGGGCGCAAATGCAAGCCGAAGTGGCCGCCCAACGGGCGGATATGCTGAAGAAGGCCGAGGATGAAATTTCGGCCCAGCGAGCTGGCGTTGTTAGCCAACTCCGCACCCAAACCGTGAACCTCACGATGAGCGCCACCGAAAAGTTAATTGGCGCGAAGCTCGATTCCGAAGCGGATCGCAAGCTTATCGAAGAATTCATCGACAAGGCCGAGGTGCCCAGCTTCTAA
- the atpH gene encoding ATP synthase F1 subunit delta: protein MDQRVALRYAQALFNAAKKQGVVGAVGDDLNAIGGAIQGEPRLAKIIGDQDTPRHQKQGLLERLFSDRVTSLTMQVLRLMLEKKREGGLLELRDAYDALRKEDERVLSINVVSARELTADQKQRIEKKIADATKKSVTATYEIEPKVQGGVKVELGGYVIDGTVTGGLNRLRETLKYDFLNQR, encoded by the coding sequence ATGGACCAACGCGTCGCCCTCCGATACGCTCAAGCGCTCTTTAATGCCGCCAAGAAGCAAGGGGTGGTAGGCGCCGTGGGCGATGACCTTAACGCGATTGGCGGTGCTATCCAAGGTGAACCGCGACTCGCGAAGATCATCGGCGACCAAGATACGCCGCGCCACCAAAAGCAGGGTCTGCTGGAGCGGTTGTTCTCCGACCGCGTGACCTCGCTCACCATGCAAGTGCTGCGGCTCATGCTGGAAAAGAAGCGTGAAGGCGGGCTGCTCGAATTGCGCGATGCCTACGACGCTCTCCGCAAAGAAGATGAGCGCGTGCTCAGCATCAACGTGGTTTCGGCGCGCGAACTCACCGCCGACCAAAAGCAACGAATTGAAAAGAAGATTGCCGACGCGACCAAAAAGTCGGTGACGGCAACTTACGAAATTGAACCCAAAGTGCAAGGCGGGGTCAAGGTCGAACTCGGGGGGTACGTCATTGACGGCACCGTCACCGGCGGCCTGAACCGACTGCGAGAGACCCTGAAATACGACTTCCTGAACCAACGATAA
- a CDS encoding F0F1 ATP synthase subunit alpha, whose translation MAIRPEEITSILEQELTKFDRKTDTEHVGTVLQVGDGIARIYGLPDCQMGELLEFPEAGVQGLALNLEEDSIGAVIIGDETLVKEGHTVRETGRIIEIPTGKGLLGRVVNSLGQPVDNKGPINAESSSRIEVIAPGVVERQPVKQPLQTGIKAVDSMIPVGRGQRELVIGDRQTGKTSVCIDTIINQKRTHEPGGLPVYCIYVAVGQKMANVARVVETLREAGALEYTIVVLASASDSNAMQYLAPFAGAAIGEFFRNNGMHALVVYDDLTKHAAAYRALSLLLRRPPGREAFPGDVFYLHSRLLERAAKLSDELGGGSLTALPVIETQSGDVSAYIPTNVISITDGQIYLEPDLFLAGVRPAINVGISVSRVGGNAQVKAMKQVAGKLKLEMAQYRDVAAFAQFASDLDRATQMQLLRGQRLTELLKQGLSKPYSNTDQVLSIFAGTNGFLDDLPLDQIANFETFLLAFLKDKYPDAVEEINAKNELSGDVEAKLKTAYAEAVSAFKKEKGLS comes from the coding sequence ATGGCTATCCGACCCGAAGAAATTACATCGATTCTTGAACAAGAACTTACGAAGTTCGACCGCAAGACAGACACCGAACACGTCGGCACCGTTCTCCAGGTGGGTGACGGGATCGCTCGTATTTACGGCCTCCCCGACTGCCAAATGGGTGAGCTGCTCGAATTCCCGGAAGCGGGCGTTCAAGGCCTCGCTCTGAACCTGGAAGAAGATTCGATCGGTGCGGTTATCATCGGCGACGAAACCCTCGTTAAGGAAGGTCACACGGTCCGCGAAACCGGCCGCATTATCGAAATCCCGACCGGCAAGGGTCTGCTCGGACGCGTCGTCAACTCGCTCGGTCAACCGGTCGACAACAAGGGTCCGATCAACGCCGAATCCAGCAGCCGTATCGAAGTCATCGCCCCCGGCGTTGTCGAGCGACAGCCCGTTAAGCAGCCGCTGCAAACCGGCATCAAGGCCGTTGACTCCATGATTCCCGTCGGCCGCGGCCAACGCGAACTCGTCATCGGCGACCGCCAAACCGGCAAGACCTCGGTTTGTATCGACACGATTATTAACCAGAAGCGCACCCACGAACCGGGTGGCCTTCCGGTCTACTGCATCTACGTTGCCGTCGGTCAAAAGATGGCCAACGTCGCCCGCGTCGTGGAAACCCTCCGCGAAGCCGGTGCCCTCGAATACACCATCGTCGTTCTCGCTTCGGCCTCCGACTCGAACGCCATGCAATACCTCGCGCCGTTCGCCGGAGCCGCCATCGGCGAGTTCTTCCGCAACAACGGAATGCACGCGCTTGTGGTTTACGATGACCTTACCAAGCACGCCGCCGCCTACCGCGCGCTGTCGCTGCTTCTGCGACGACCGCCCGGACGCGAAGCGTTCCCCGGCGACGTTTTCTACCTGCACAGCCGCTTGCTCGAGCGCGCCGCCAAGCTCAGCGATGAGCTCGGTGGTGGTTCGCTCACCGCGCTGCCGGTTATCGAAACCCAATCGGGCGACGTTTCGGCGTACATCCCGACCAACGTTATCTCGATTACCGACGGTCAAATCTATCTCGAACCGGACCTCTTCCTCGCCGGTGTCCGCCCCGCCATCAACGTCGGGATCTCGGTCAGCCGCGTGGGTGGGAACGCCCAGGTGAAGGCGATGAAGCAAGTCGCCGGGAAGCTGAAGCTCGAAATGGCTCAGTACCGCGACGTGGCTGCCTTCGCGCAGTTCGCCAGCGACCTCGACCGCGCCACGCAGATGCAGTTGCTCCGCGGCCAACGCCTTACCGAGCTTCTTAAGCAGGGTCTCAGCAAGCCGTACAGCAACACCGACCAAGTTCTTTCGATTTTTGCCGGTACCAACGGATTCCTCGACGATCTCCCGCTCGATCAAATCGCCAACTTCGAAACCTTCCTGCTCGCGTTCCTCAAGGATAAGTATCCGGACGCCGTGGAAGAAATCAACGCGAAGAACGAGCTGAGCGGTGACGTCGAAGCCAAGCTGAAGACGGCCTACGCCGAAGCGGTCAGCGCCTTCAAGAAGGAAAAGGGACTCAGCTAA
- the atpG gene encoding ATP synthase F1 subunit gamma, with product MATLKEIRQRIRSAKNIRQITRAMKLVAAARLKKAQDRVLESRPYADKLHEFMASISSAGSLPSHELLEKRPVKRVGLILITAERGLAGGYNTNLIRKAADFVKNSQHPIDLLSVGKKGGQFFGKRGVNVVFNYALPTSGAKTTCADTVVKKAVEMFTTGEVDAIYVIYSKFYSAIRQVPTVMQLLPIEPPAQEGKAASKEYEFEPSPEGLLQTLLPRYVFTLTFQALLEATASEHGARMSAMTAATDNAGKMINDLTLVANRERQAAITTQILEVVGGAEALKG from the coding sequence ATGGCGACACTCAAGGAAATTCGACAGCGAATCCGGTCGGCGAAGAATATTCGCCAGATCACGCGAGCGATGAAGCTTGTCGCCGCCGCACGCCTTAAGAAAGCGCAAGATCGCGTGCTGGAATCGCGCCCCTACGCCGATAAGCTCCATGAATTCATGGCCAGCATCAGCTCGGCGGGCTCGCTACCTTCGCATGAGCTGCTCGAAAAGCGCCCGGTCAAGCGCGTCGGCCTCATCCTCATCACCGCCGAGCGCGGATTGGCGGGTGGTTACAACACCAACCTCATCCGTAAGGCGGCGGATTTTGTGAAGAATTCGCAACATCCGATTGACCTGCTTTCGGTTGGCAAGAAGGGTGGCCAGTTCTTTGGCAAGCGCGGCGTGAACGTGGTGTTCAACTACGCTTTGCCGACGAGCGGCGCCAAGACAACTTGCGCCGATACGGTCGTGAAGAAGGCGGTGGAAATGTTCACCACCGGCGAAGTGGACGCGATCTACGTGATCTACAGCAAGTTCTATTCGGCGATTCGCCAAGTCCCGACCGTCATGCAACTGCTGCCGATTGAGCCGCCTGCGCAAGAGGGCAAGGCTGCCAGCAAAGAGTACGAATTCGAGCCCTCGCCCGAAGGATTGCTGCAAACGCTGCTGCCGCGCTACGTGTTTACGCTCACGTTCCAGGCTCTGCTCGAGGCCACGGCCAGCGAGCACGGCGCCCGGATGAGCGCGATGACCGCCGCCACGGACAACGCCGGCAAGATGATCAACGATCTGACTCTGGTGGCCAACCGCGAACGCCAAGCCGCGATCACGACCCAGATTCTGGAAGTCGTCGGCGGCGCCGAAGCGCTCAAGGGCTAG
- a CDS encoding fibronectin type III domain-containing protein, protein MNLSSFVTQADAPLVSSAEFAANTIGAAPGIFGLTAGGASAINTASALLSTRYDEYLAAKSAFDSAVKAKASARDNFANVFTTYLQQSYANPAVTDAALASIGLDSRPSRTVRPVRQPLELVVTPSTNGYIAAKWKRNQNTTATTFVLEQLSADNQWEVIWVGTRIRVELTGFTPGVRETFRVYATKADQNSAPSNTYTIYENGGNGEIQLAA, encoded by the coding sequence ATGAACCTATCTTCTTTTGTCACGCAAGCCGATGCCCCTCTGGTCAGCTCGGCCGAGTTTGCCGCCAACACCATCGGCGCCGCGCCCGGCATTTTTGGCCTCACCGCTGGTGGAGCCTCTGCCATCAACACGGCTTCGGCCCTGCTCAGCACGCGCTACGACGAATATCTCGCGGCGAAATCTGCGTTCGATTCCGCCGTGAAGGCAAAGGCCTCCGCGCGGGACAATTTCGCGAACGTGTTTACCACTTATCTGCAACAAAGTTACGCAAATCCCGCCGTCACTGATGCCGCGTTGGCGAGCATTGGGCTCGATTCGCGTCCTTCGCGCACCGTTCGCCCCGTGCGTCAGCCGCTGGAATTGGTGGTCACTCCGAGCACAAATGGCTACATTGCGGCCAAATGGAAGCGCAATCAGAACACCACCGCGACGACGTTTGTGCTGGAGCAACTGAGCGCCGACAACCAGTGGGAGGTCATTTGGGTCGGCACGCGCATCCGCGTGGAGCTGACCGGTTTCACCCCGGGCGTGCGCGAAACGTTCCGCGTGTACGCCACGAAGGCCGACCAAAATAGCGCGCCGAGCAACACGTACACCATCTACGAAAACGGCGGCAACGGCGAGATTCAACTCGCCGCGTAA
- a CDS encoding DUF1289 domain-containing protein, whose protein sequence is MPHQPPLPAPSPCILHCGIDESLRCSGCKRTGRQIAAWTGLSDEERWRIILEPGSPPSGILDPMSTVEKLKDRLFEVNALHAAINIMDWDQQVLMPRGGSEARAAHVGILSRMAHEIFTDEKTGKLIDQAGGEVDPMSEEGVMVKVAKRDLDLSTKIPSELVGRKSELASIAHEKWVEARADNNFAGFAPVLQQMFDIAKEEAEYLGYTDNIYDALLDQYEEGATAADCTRMFETLKAPTVQLVREIKENGKPVDDSAFYGNWDEAAQRDFSVKITTAIGYDYNRGRLDTAPHPFCTGWSVNDVRLTTRYKDYLGSAIFGSLHEAGHGMYEQGSPTKWDRTPLAGGTSLGVHESQSRTWENIVGRSKAFWQWALPDLQAAFPSMSNYSLNDFYRMINKVEPSLIRVEADELTYNLHVMIRFEIECDILTGKLAILDLPHAWNAKYEEYLGVTPDSDKNGCLQDVHWSMGSIGYFPTYSMGNLLSYQFWTAMKKDIPNPDELMAQGNFAPIHNWLREHIYAKGRSMSPKNLVQHVTGKPIGADDYVSNLHAKYREIYGLS, encoded by the coding sequence ATGCCGCACCAGCCGCCGCTTCCGGCGCCGTCGCCTTGCATCCTCCATTGCGGCATCGATGAGTCGTTGCGGTGTTCGGGGTGCAAGCGCACCGGGCGACAGATCGCGGCTTGGACGGGCTTAAGCGACGAGGAACGCTGGCGCATCATTTTGGAACCCGGCAGCCCGCCAAGCGGTATCCTTGACCCTATGTCAACTGTTGAAAAGCTGAAAGATCGCTTGTTCGAAGTGAACGCGCTGCACGCCGCGATCAATATCATGGATTGGGATCAGCAGGTGCTGATGCCGCGCGGAGGAAGCGAGGCGCGCGCCGCCCACGTCGGAATCCTCAGTCGCATGGCGCACGAGATTTTTACGGACGAGAAAACCGGCAAACTGATCGACCAAGCCGGTGGCGAAGTGGATCCGATGAGCGAAGAAGGCGTGATGGTGAAAGTTGCCAAACGCGACCTCGACCTAAGCACGAAGATTCCCTCAGAACTTGTCGGTCGCAAAAGCGAGTTAGCGAGTATAGCTCACGAAAAGTGGGTGGAAGCTCGCGCAGATAACAACTTTGCCGGATTCGCACCTGTACTGCAGCAGATGTTTGATATCGCCAAAGAAGAAGCCGAGTATCTGGGCTACACCGATAACATCTACGACGCGCTTTTGGATCAATACGAAGAAGGCGCAACCGCCGCCGATTGCACGCGCATGTTCGAAACGTTGAAAGCGCCGACTGTGCAACTGGTGCGCGAGATCAAGGAGAACGGAAAGCCCGTTGACGACTCCGCGTTCTACGGCAACTGGGACGAAGCCGCTCAGCGCGATTTCAGCGTCAAAATCACCACGGCCATTGGTTACGACTACAATCGTGGCCGCCTCGATACCGCGCCGCACCCGTTCTGCACGGGTTGGTCGGTCAACGACGTGCGCCTGACAACGCGCTACAAGGATTATCTGGGCTCCGCAATCTTCGGTTCGCTGCACGAGGCGGGTCACGGCATGTACGAGCAAGGCTCGCCGACCAAGTGGGACCGCACGCCGCTCGCCGGCGGCACCTCGTTGGGCGTCCACGAAAGCCAAAGCCGAACGTGGGAAAACATTGTTGGCCGCAGCAAGGCGTTTTGGCAGTGGGCGTTGCCCGATCTGCAAGCCGCGTTCCCGTCGATGAGCAACTACAGCCTCAACGACTTCTACCGCATGATCAACAAGGTCGAGCCTTCGCTCATTCGCGTGGAAGCGGACGAGTTAACCTATAACTTGCACGTCATGATTCGCTTCGAAATCGAATGCGATATCCTCACCGGCAAGCTCGCGATTCTCGATCTTCCGCACGCCTGGAACGCAAAATACGAAGAGTATTTAGGCGTTACTCCGGATAGCGATAAGAACGGCTGTTTGCAAGATGTGCACTGGTCCATGGGCAGCATCGGATACTTCCCGACTTACTCGATGGGTAACTTGCTGAGCTACCAATTCTGGACCGCCATGAAGAAGGACATTCCGAATCCGGATGAGCTGATGGCGCAAGGCAACTTTGCCCCGATTCATAACTGGTTGCGCGAGCACATTTATGCCAAGGGTCGCAGCATGTCGCCTAAGAATTTGGTGCAACATGTGACGGGTAAGCCGATTGGCGCCGATGACTACGTGTCGAATCTGCATGCCAAGTACCGCGAAATCTACGGCCTGAGCTAA
- the miaA gene encoding tRNA (adenosine(37)-N6)-dimethylallyltransferase MiaA, with protein MPTLVAIYGETGSGKSDLAERWASERSAVLINFDAFQMYRGFNIGTNKPADLAAYELIDHKDPTEQTGVGQFIREALPILEQAFAASRDVVMVGGTGLYARALLDQWSELKPAPTPELREQLEGKSREENLQHLKSLDPNAQVDELNPVRVRRALERALTPGESFQFSLPGFKIIKVAPQWLTEILDERIAQRAKTMLANGWIEETEHLLASGLTTACPAFRAIGYIPIARFLSGLLSASELETEIVSQTRRYAKRQRTWLRGEQGLQWESELDRAAWPGQME; from the coding sequence ATGCCCACGCTCGTCGCCATCTACGGCGAAACAGGGTCGGGCAAGTCAGACCTCGCCGAACGTTGGGCGTCGGAGCGATCAGCCGTGCTGATCAACTTCGACGCCTTCCAAATGTATCGCGGGTTCAATATCGGGACCAACAAGCCGGCGGACCTCGCCGCGTACGAACTGATCGACCATAAGGATCCGACCGAGCAAACCGGCGTCGGCCAGTTCATCCGCGAGGCCCTGCCCATCCTGGAGCAAGCGTTTGCCGCCAGCCGCGATGTCGTGATGGTCGGCGGAACCGGGCTCTATGCCCGCGCTTTGCTGGACCAGTGGAGCGAACTCAAACCCGCGCCGACCCCTGAACTAAGAGAGCAACTCGAAGGAAAGTCGCGAGAAGAGAACCTCCAGCACCTAAAGAGCCTTGACCCGAACGCCCAGGTCGATGAGCTGAACCCCGTGCGGGTGCGCCGCGCGCTGGAGCGAGCCCTCACCCCGGGCGAGAGCTTCCAGTTCAGTCTGCCAGGTTTCAAGATAATCAAGGTCGCGCCGCAGTGGCTCACGGAAATCCTCGATGAGCGCATCGCCCAGCGCGCCAAAACCATGCTGGCCAATGGCTGGATTGAGGAGACTGAACACCTGCTCGCCAGCGGCTTAACAACCGCTTGCCCCGCATTTCGGGCCATTGGGTATATTCCCATTGCGCGTTTCCTCAGCGGGTTGCTGAGCGCGAGTGAACTCGAAACCGAGATTGTTTCGCAGACTCGCCGCTATGCAAAACGACAAAGGACTTGGTTGCGAGGCGAACAAGGTTTGCAGTGGGAGAGCGAATTGGACCGGGCAGCATGGCCTGGCCAAATGGAGTGA
- the hfq gene encoding RNA chaperone Hfq, with protein MAMAKSINLQDMFLNQVRKEGISVTIYLMGGVQLRGQVRGFDAFTIMLDSPGKPTQLVYKHAVTSIVPARGVGEKEGEEHTSDE; from the coding sequence GTGGCAATGGCAAAGTCAATTAATTTGCAGGATATGTTTCTGAACCAAGTCCGAAAGGAAGGGATCAGTGTTACGATTTATTTGATGGGCGGCGTGCAATTGCGCGGTCAAGTCCGCGGCTTTGATGCCTTTACCATCATGCTGGATTCGCCCGGCAAGCCGACCCAACTGGTCTACAAGCACGCAGTGACGAGCATCGTTCCGGCGCGCGGCGTGGGTGAAAAGGAAGGCGAAGAGCACACCAGCGACGAATAG
- the dapF gene encoding diaminopimelate epimerase, whose protein sequence is MHGAGNDFVLLHASEPAQGWAALAKILCDRRFSVGSDGLVVAEQRGDDLWMRMWNPDGSEAEMCGNGLRCFGAYAVAQELVSGSDFEVVTKAGRHQISVGAKDLVSCTMGEPTLLAADLDLAPLPLKGTSVSMGNPHLVVEGDPALAARLGAQLEKHPLFPNRTNVHFARVINGQIEMATWERGAGLTLACGTGACATAFALRRQVTLPVRVNVPGGWVEIDSSGNDYVLRGPVETVFTGAIEA, encoded by the coding sequence ATGCACGGAGCCGGAAACGACTTCGTGCTTCTTCACGCCAGCGAACCCGCTCAAGGCTGGGCGGCCCTGGCCAAGATTCTTTGCGATCGGCGCTTCAGCGTCGGCTCAGATGGCCTTGTGGTGGCCGAGCAACGCGGCGACGATCTTTGGATGCGGATGTGGAACCCGGACGGCTCTGAGGCGGAGATGTGCGGGAACGGTTTGCGCTGTTTTGGCGCGTATGCTGTGGCGCAGGAGCTTGTTTCCGGTAGCGATTTCGAGGTCGTCACCAAGGCGGGGCGGCATCAGATTTCCGTGGGTGCCAAGGACCTGGTCAGTTGTACGATGGGTGAACCCACGCTGCTCGCCGCCGACCTTGACCTCGCTCCGCTGCCCCTGAAAGGAACTTCGGTGAGCATGGGCAATCCGCACCTGGTGGTCGAGGGCGATCCGGCGCTGGCCGCTCGCCTCGGCGCACAATTGGAAAAGCATCCGCTGTTTCCGAATCGCACGAACGTGCACTTCGCGCGGGTCATCAACGGCCAAATCGAAATGGCGACGTGGGAGCGGGGAGCCGGGCTCACTTTGGCCTGCGGAACGGGCGCTTGCGCCACCGCGTTTGCCTTGCGCAGGCAGGTCACTCTGCCGGTGCGCGTGAATGTGCCCGGCGGCTGGGTAGAAATCGATAGCTCGGGCAACGACTACGTTTTGCGCGGCCCGGTGGAAACCGTGTTTACCGGCGCGATCGAAGCCTAA